A stretch of Ptychodera flava strain L36383 unplaced genomic scaffold, AS_Pfla_20210202 Scaffold_64__1_contigs__length_706160_pilon, whole genome shotgun sequence DNA encodes these proteins:
- the LOC139128671 gene encoding G2/M phase-specific E3 ubiquitin-protein ligase-like — protein sequence MGRFVTRHGDWVADIGYIEIYSSDYNDRHIIINSLLKQLILYRAKIGMDQFCSGMNAVGKLFDIVKENHTPFTTLFTSHDIVMTRHHFKSLYKIEWSVEGSNNREKEEETVYAFETYLQEVEEKKHPVSLEDILVFITAADRVPVLGFPKAVTVSFYTCDDNETRFPSASTCDLRLWLPRDTELERLTELMNRALLESHGFGKI from the exons ATGGGAAGATTTGTCACCAGACATGGAGACTGGGTAGCAGATATTGGCTACATTGAAATATATTCATCAGATTACAATGACAGACATATCATTATCAACAGTCTGCTGAAACAGCTGATTTTGTACAG AGCCAAGATTGGGATGGACCAATTCTGTTCTGGGATGAATGCAGTGGGCAAGTTATTTGATATAGTTAAAGAGAACCACACTCCGTTTACAACATTGTTCACTAGCCATGATATCGTAATGACCAGACATCACTTCAAAAGCCTATATAAAATCGAGTGGAGTGTTGAGGGGAGCAACAACCGAGAAAAAGAAGAGGAAACAGTGTATGCCTTTGAGACCTACTTGCAGGAAGTAGAAG aAAAAAAACACCCTGTGTCCCTTGAAGATATACTAGTTTTCATCACTGCCGCAGACAGGGTGCCTGTTCTTGGCTTCCCCAAAGCTGTAACCGTGTCATTCTATACATGTGACGACAACGAAACTAGATTCCCATCAGCATCTACATGCGATCTTAGACTGTGGCTGCCAAGAGACACTGAACTTGAAAGACTAACAGAATTAATGAATAGGGCGCTGCTGGAGTCACATGGTTTTGGAAAAATTTAA